One window of the Cryptomeria japonica chromosome 7, Sugi_1.0, whole genome shotgun sequence genome contains the following:
- the LOC131032624 gene encoding L-type lectin-domain containing receptor kinase SIT2, producing the protein METLLYAKRISKSNQCSTVEGLSLVLLLLLPPVSLIGQAHTNFIFNQFNVSTLELYGNASVQSKAISLNGRFQFSVGRAFYRHPVRMKDRGSLNSTFSFSTTFVFSIDPSSALDSGFGLAFMMTPHRSIEGFLPGPYLGLISNLSTMGEASNHLFAVEFDTSKNLEFQDINNNHVGVDLDDLISVDSKAAGYWINSSRFQELDLKSRQNIQAWVDYDNIHKELKVTIAEAGLDRPQKPLLYMKNMSLSNILEEEMYVGFSAATRILSEENYILAWSFTTNGTAKPLNISNLPSFIHRKSKSSNSKMIAGISTACIVLIVLVVAGSLVWLKRNQYIDLIEEWETEYWPHRFKYKDLHIATKGFRDERLLGSGGFGRVYRGVLPANGLQVAVKCIRRETDDGVKEYIAEISSLGRLQHRNLVQIRGFCRRGKQLFIVYNYMPNGSLDKMIFGNPKKVLEWSHRYRVLRDVAAVLLYLHEEWEQCIVHRDIKSSNVLLDSELNGKLGDFGLARLYERNKNSHTTRVVGTLGYIAPELVHTGKASPATDVFSFGILMLEVACGRRPVDPSLQPAEVIMVKWVRELHVNGSLMDAADPNLGGQYVEGEMERVLKLGLLCSNRQPEGRLGMRQVLQILEEEAPNQVSDAPFNLELRSTSSASKSLPDSLQ; encoded by the exons ATGGAAACTTTGTTATACGCTAAAAG GATATCGAAGTCAAACCAATGCTCGACAGTGGAAGGCTTAAGCCTAGTTCTTCTACTTTTACTCCCCCCCGTCTCACTTATTGGCCAAGCCCACACAAATTTTATATTCAACCAATTCAATGTGTCGACCCTTGAATTGTATGGGAATGCTTCAGTGCAGTCGAAGGCCATCTCCCTGAATGGTCGATTCCAATTCAGTGTGGGCCGAGCTTTCTATCGACATCCTGTGCGCATGAAAGATCGCGGCTCTCTGAATTCTACTTTCTCTTTCAGCACAACTTTTGTGTTTAGCATTGATCCTTCTTCAGCTTTAGACTCTGGGTTTGGACTGGCGTTTATGATGACGCCCCACAGATCTATAGAGGGATTCCTACCAGGTCCATATCTTGGCCTGATTAGCAATTTATCAACTATGGgagaggcctctaatcatctgttCGCAGTCGAGTTCGACACATCAAAGAACTTGGAATTTCAGGACATCAACAACAATCACGTTGGTGTGGATCTCGACGACCTCATATCTGTAGACTCTAAGGCTGCGGGCTACTGGATTAACAGCAGCCGATTCCAGGAATTGGATCTCAAAAGCAGACAGAATATTCAAGCTTGGGTTGATTATGACAATATTCATAAGGAGCTCAAAGTCACCATTGCGGAGGCTGGTCTAGATCGTCCACAGAAACCACTGTTGTATATGAAAAATATGTCCCTATCCAACATTCTAGAAGAAGAAATGTACGTTGGTTTCTCAGCAGCTACGAGAATCCTTTCTGAAGAGAATTACATCCTGGCCTGGAGCTTTACTACAAACGGAACCGCTAAGCCCCTGAATATATCTAATCTTCCATCATTTATACACAGAAAATCCAAGAGCTCAAACTCCAAAATGATAGCTGGTATTAGCACAGCTTGCATCGTCCTCATCGTCCTGGTGGTGGCAGGATCACTTGTGTGGTTGAAAAGAAACCAGTACATAGATCTTATCGAAGAATGGGAGACGGAGTACTGGCCTCACAGGTTTAAGTACAAAGACCTACATATTGCAACCAAGGGCTTCCGAGACGAACGGCTTTTGGGATCCGGAGGCTTCGGTCGGGTGTACAGAGGAGTCCTTCCCGCAAACGGCCTCCAAGTAGCTGTGAAATGTATCCGTAGAGAAACCGATGATGGGGTGAAGGAATATATAGCTGAAATCTCTAGTCTTGGTCGCCTTCAACATCGAAATCTTGTGCAGATCAGAGGCTTCTGCAGGCGGGGAAAGCAGCTATTCATAGTTTATAACTACATGCCAAATGGGAGCCTGGACAAGATGATATTTGGAAACCCAAAGAAGGTTCTTGAATGGAGTCACAGGTACAGAGTCCTCAGAGATGTCGCTGCAGTTTTGTTGTATCTTCACGAAGAGTGGGAGCAATGCATAGTGCACAGAGACATTAAGTCCAGTAATGTTTTGCTAGATTCGGAGCTTAATGGGAAGTTAGGGGATTTTGGACTTGCCCGTCTGTACGAGCGCAACAAAAACTCACACACTACTCGTGTGGTTGGAACGCTGGGGTACATCGCACCGGAGCTTGTACATACAGGAAAGGCCAGCCCTGCCACAGATGTGTTCAGCTTTGGTATTTTAATGTTGGAGGTTGCATGCGGAAGGAGACCTGTCGATCCCTCTCTCCAACCTGCCGAAGTAATTATGGTGAAGTGGGTAAGAGAGCTTCATGTCAATGGCAGTCTCATGGATGCAGCAGACCCGAATCTTGGTGGGCAATATGTTGAAGGTGAGATGGAGAGAGTGCTCAAATTGGGGCTGCTCTGTTCTAATCGTCAGCCAGAAGGTAGGCTTGGAATGAGACAAGTTCTgcaaatacttgaagaagaagctCCAAATCAAGTTTCTGATGCCCCTTTCAATTTGGAGTTGAGATCAACAAGCAGTGCTTCGAAGTCTCTTCCAGATTCACTGCAGTGA
- the LOC131032625 gene encoding L-type lectin-domain containing receptor kinase SIT2-like codes for MEILQYRKSESKSRWSSRVEGLSVFLVFCLLPASLIAQAHTNFIFNQFNASTLELYGNASFHSEAISLNGRFEFSMGRAFYRHPVRMKDSGSLNSTFSFSTTFVFSIVPSLSSQSGFGLAFIMTPYKSPKGFLPGQYLGLISNLSVMGKASSHLFAVEFDTSKNSEFADIDDNHVGVDLNNLISVESKPAGYWINNSQFQELDLKSGQNVQAWIDYDNLHKELKVSIAEGGLDRPQKPLLYMKNISLINILQEEMYVGFSAATGMIYEENYILAWSFSTNGISPYLNTSNLPSFVHRKSKSLNSRLIVGISSACGVLLLVVVGASFVRLKRKQYKQAIEEWEMEYWPHRFKYKDVNIATKGFQEEELLGSGGFSRVYRGVLPRNSLQVAVKCILRETDDGVKEFLAEISSLGRLQHRNLVQIRGFCRREKQLFIVYDYMPNGSLDKMIFGNPKKMLDWDHRYRILRDVAAGLLYLHEEWEQCVVHRDIKSSNVLLDSELNGKLGDFGLARLYEHNENSHTTHVVGTLGYIAPEFVETGKASPATDVFSFGILMLEVACGRRPVDLSLQSEKIVMVDWVRELHSTSSLMDAADPKLGGQYVESEMERMLKLGLICSNPQPEGRLGMRQVLQILEEEAPLPGFVSPFYLDESPVSSSWKSLPYSSRGTDASISMSNSLSGGVTA; via the exons ATGGAAATTTTGCAATACAGAAAAAG CGAATCAAAGTCGAGATGGAGCTCGAGAGTGGAAGGCTTGAGCGTTTTCCTTGTGTTTTGTCTCCTCCCCGCCTCGCTTATTGCCCAAGCCCACACAAATTTTATCTTCAACCAATTCAATGCGTCGACCCTCGAATTGTATGGTAATGCTTCTTTCCATTCCGAGGCCATCTCCCTTAATGGTCGATTCGAATTCAGTATGGGCCGAGCTTTCTATCGACATCCTGTGCGTATGAAAGATTCCGGCTCTCTGAATTCTACTTTCTCTTTCAGCACAACTTTTGTGTTCAGCATTGTTCCTTCTTTATCTTCACAATCTGGGTTCGGACTGGCGTTTATCATGACGCCCTACAAATCTCCGAAGGGATTTTTACCAGgtcagtaccttggcttgattagCAATTTATCAGTTATGGGAAAGGCCTCTAGTCATCTGTTTGCAGTTGAGTTCGACACATCAAAGAACTCTGAATTTGCGGATATCGACGACAATCATGTTGGTGTGGATCTCAACAACCTCATATCTGTAGAGTCTAAGCCTGCGGGCTACTGGATTAACAACAGTCAGTTCCAGGAATTAGATCTCAAAAGCGGACAGAATGTTCAGGCTTGGATTGATTATGACAATCTTCACAAGGAGCTCAAAGTCAGCATTGCGGAGGGTGGTCTTGATCGCCCACAGAAACCGCTGTTATACATGAAAAATATATCACTCATCAACATTCTACAAGAAGAAATGTACGTTGGTTTCTCAGCAGCTACGGGAATGATTTATGAAGAGAATTACATCCTTGCCTGGAGTTTTTCTACAAACGGAATCTCCCCGTACCTGAATACATCTAATCTTCCATCCTTTGTACACAGAAAATCCAAGAGCTTAAACTCCAGACTGATAGTTGGCATTAGCTCAGCTTGCGGTGTCCTTCTCCTGGTGGTGGTGGGAGCATCATTTGTGCGGCTGAAGAGAAAGCAGTACAAACAAGCTATCGAAGAATGGGAGATGGAGTATTGGCCTCACAGGTTTAAGTACAAAGACGTAAATATTGCAACCAAGGGCTTCCAAGAGGAAGAACTTTTAGGATCCGGAGGCTTCAGTCGGGTATACAGAGGAGTTCTTCCCAGAAACAGCCTTCAAGTAGCGGTGAAATGCATTCTTAGAGAAACCGATGATGGAGTGAAGGAATTCTTAGCAGAAATCTCTAGTCTTGGTCGCCTTCAACATCGAAATCTTGTGCAGATCAGAGGCTTCTGCAGGCGAGAAAAGCAGCTATTCATTGTGTATGACTACATGCCAAATGGAAGTCTGGACAAGATGATATTTGGAAACCCAAAGAAGATGCTTGACTGGGATCACAGGTACAGAATCCTCAGAGATGTCGCTGCAGGTTTGTTGTATCTTCACGAAGAGTGGGAACAATGCGTAGTGCACAGAGACATTAAGTCCAGCAATGTTTTGCTGGACTCAGAGCTGAATGGAAAGCTGGGAGATTTTGGGCTTGCTCGTCTGTACGAGCATAACGAAAACTCACACACTACTCATGTGGTTGGAACACTGGGGTACATCGCACCGGAGTTCGTTGAGACAGGAAAGGCCAGCCCCGCCACAGATGTGTTCAGTTTTGGTATTCTTATGTTGGAGGTTGCATGCGGAAGGAGACCTGTGGATTTATCCCTCCAGTCTGAAAAAATAGTCATGGTGGACTGGGTGAGAGAGCTCCATAGCACAAGCAGTCTGATGGATGCAGCCGACCCAAAACTTGGTGGGCAATATGTTGAAAGTGAGATGGAGAGAATGCTGAAACTAGGGCTGATCTGTTCCAATCCTCAGCCAGAAGGCAGGCTTGGCATGAGACAAGTCCTccaaatacttgaagaagaagctCCACTACCAGGTTTTGTCTCTCCGTTTTATTTGGATGAGAGCCCAGTCAGCAGTTCTTGGAAATCTCTTCCATATTCCAGTCGAGGTACAGACGCTTCCATTTCTATGTCAAACTCTCTTTCTGGTGGTGTCACTGCATAA